A single window of Macaca mulatta isolate MMU2019108-1 chromosome 17, T2T-MMU8v2.0, whole genome shotgun sequence DNA harbors:
- the LOC106994401 gene encoding LOW QUALITY PROTEIN: uncharacterized protein LOC106994401 (The sequence of the model RefSeq protein was modified relative to this genomic sequence to represent the inferred CDS: substituted 3 bases at 3 genomic stop codons) yields the protein MFIKTDHESCSVKYCREIFVIYLLQEGWASRGCWQGPAMLSCRGHKDLKERRKGARLRNGTGRGLKTGLRLAVSEEPXDREVTEGLVXFLLSSEWMETLEGFGKSTKXAGCKVTWSLWFVLRRTAAGSAGGSGGSRSVSWINKHRFAAHATAVSLVVCLHNWPRCFFMVQGNAASGSPFVVSFVAWN from the coding sequence ATGTTCATTAAAACAGATCATGAGTCATGTAGCGTTAAATATTGCagagaaatatttgtaatatatttattgcAGGAGGGATGGGCTTCCAGGGGGTGTTGGCAAGGGCCAGCCATGCTGAGCTGTCGTGGGCATAAAGAcctgaaggagaggaggaaaggggcTAGGCTGAGGAACGGCACGGGCAGAGGCCTCAAAACAGGACTCCGCTTGGCTGTGTCTGAGGAGCCGTGAGACAGGGAGGTCACCGAGGGCCTCGTCTAATTTCTCCTTTCATCTGAGTGGATGGAAACCTTGGAGGGTTTTGGAAAGAGCACGAAATGAGCGGGCTGTAAGGTTACATGGTCACTCTGGTTTGTATTGAGAAGAACTGCAGCAGGCTCAGCAGGGGGCTCGGGTGGAAGCCGCTCTGTGTCTTGGATTAACAAACACAGGTTTGCTGCCCATGCTACAGCGGTCAGCCTGGTTGTGTGCCTCCATAACTGGCCTCGCTGCTTTTTCATGGTGCAGGGAAATGCTGCTTCCGGAAGCCCATTCGTAGTCTCCTTTGTAGCCTGGAATTGA